From a single Shewanella donghaensis genomic region:
- a CDS encoding EAL domain-containing protein has protein sequence MGLSKSFQLVLFVIFGLLLFRIYDLEKKEMQRQGDIATQSYIKHLEPMSNWNDNGQQLYNELSKSFTFQFFQYIHNSDSDNNFTFGTLSKNDADFEDEIFHIELSHSNIFPEGRLQVRLSTKSVITTSFVNFEKAATLTFIAYLVIMLSFAILMHRHRQGIKYISEYISHISNLSFQAVETSKLKGSLKPVGLALEKSRGELKTSIASFHKQNDELTKAAYQDPITGFSTRRRFNDYLKTITASDKRQFGVLCIVKAAELSSINQLKGREAGDNYLIKIASCIRTAGSKFGTNEYYRVSSSDFALFIKEITVKEAEQFLIELKRNLDEYAQNVEADNIANSGLVPYDNNSDAHALLTLADTAVSIAQTTGPNKYHILEKFNGSEQLGDDHWKVTINDLINRKGVKFFQQPILPCNSQTDVYRELFARFFNSEGSNLPTASVVAMAERHGLNVELDKMIVVHSIQILSANPTLTGSFGVNLSASSALQDVFVSWLRDILSSHRTVAARLIFEVNESGMQNNLNASQRFVNEMHKVGVKVAIQQFGLGFSSFKFFREVKPDVIKLDTSYSDAIEQNNNNKFFVRMIVDISRRIGIKVVATGVERQDEKLALEKLLVDGLQGYYIARPEIIAKTDK, from the coding sequence ATGGGTTTATCTAAATCTTTCCAGTTAGTACTTTTCGTCATATTTGGATTATTGCTATTTCGTATCTACGATCTTGAAAAAAAAGAAATGCAGCGCCAAGGTGACATTGCCACGCAAAGTTACATTAAGCATTTAGAACCAATGTCTAATTGGAATGACAATGGTCAACAGCTTTATAACGAATTGTCGAAATCTTTTACCTTTCAGTTTTTCCAGTATATTCATAATTCAGATAGTGATAACAATTTTACTTTTGGCACTTTATCTAAAAATGATGCTGATTTTGAAGATGAAATTTTCCACATAGAATTAAGCCATAGCAACATATTTCCTGAAGGTCGTTTGCAAGTCAGGTTAAGTACTAAATCTGTTATAACAACCAGTTTTGTCAATTTTGAAAAAGCAGCCACTTTAACTTTCATTGCCTACCTAGTTATTATGCTAAGTTTTGCAATACTGATGCACCGCCACCGTCAAGGGATTAAATACATTTCCGAATATATTAGTCATATATCCAATCTATCCTTCCAGGCCGTTGAAACTTCAAAGCTTAAAGGGTCTTTGAAACCTGTAGGTTTAGCCCTAGAAAAAAGCCGTGGTGAACTAAAAACCAGTATTGCCAGTTTTCATAAACAAAATGATGAACTAACAAAAGCAGCCTATCAAGACCCCATCACGGGCTTTTCGACACGACGTCGATTTAATGATTACCTCAAAACAATTACGGCTTCCGATAAACGCCAATTTGGTGTTTTGTGTATAGTTAAAGCAGCAGAGTTATCTAGCATTAACCAGCTAAAAGGACGAGAAGCCGGAGATAACTACTTAATTAAAATTGCCTCTTGCATAAGAACCGCAGGTTCAAAATTTGGTACAAATGAATATTACCGAGTATCAAGCAGTGATTTCGCTCTATTCATTAAAGAAATAACGGTAAAAGAAGCCGAACAATTTCTTATCGAACTTAAACGAAATTTAGACGAATACGCTCAAAATGTTGAAGCGGATAATATCGCTAACTCAGGTCTAGTTCCTTATGACAATAATTCTGATGCCCATGCGTTACTCACATTAGCTGACACAGCTGTCAGCATTGCTCAAACAACTGGCCCTAACAAATACCACATACTTGAAAAGTTCAACGGTAGCGAACAGCTAGGAGATGATCACTGGAAAGTGACGATTAACGACTTAATCAATCGAAAAGGGGTTAAATTTTTCCAACAACCCATATTGCCATGTAATAGCCAAACTGATGTTTATCGAGAATTGTTTGCACGCTTCTTCAACAGCGAAGGCTCTAACCTACCCACTGCCAGTGTGGTTGCGATGGCTGAGCGACACGGTTTAAATGTCGAACTTGATAAAATGATCGTAGTACATAGTATTCAAATACTCAGCGCTAACCCAACTTTAACCGGTAGTTTCGGTGTAAACCTAAGCGCATCTTCAGCTTTACAAGATGTGTTCGTCTCTTGGCTAAGAGACATTTTATCAAGTCATCGCACTGTCGCAGCCAGATTAATATTTGAAGTCAATGAATCAGGCATGCAGAACAACCTCAATGCCAGTCAACGTTTCGTCAACGAAATGCACAAAGTCGGTGTAAAAGTGGCTATTCAGCAATTCGGTTTAGGCTTTTCATCTTTCAAGTTTTTTAGAGAAGTAAAACCAGATGTTATAAAACTGGATACTAGCTATAGCGATGCCATTGAGCAGAATAATAACAACAAATTTTTTGTAAGAATGATTGTAGATATTTCCCGCAGAATAGGCATTAAAGTGGTTGCGACAGGGGTTGAACGACAAGACGAAAAACTCGCATTAGAAAAGTTACTCGTTGATGGACTGCAAGGATATTATATTGCTAGACCAGAAATCATCGCAAAAACAGATAAATAA
- the uvrB gene encoding excinuclease ABC subunit UvrB has translation MSESVFNLVSDYTPAGDQPTAIKQLVDGLEAGVAKQTLLGVTGSGKTYTVANVIQTLGRPTIIMAPNKTLAAQLYGEMKEFFPNNAVEYFVSYYDYYQPEAYVPASNTFIEKDASVNAHIEQMRLSATKALLERKDVVLIASVSAIYGLGDPELYMKMLLHLRQGDTMGQRDIITRLGELQYTRNDIDLQRGTFRVRGEVIDVFPAESERDAIRIELFDDEIEQLSEFDPLTGHVTKRVARTTVYPKSHYVTPRETIIDATEHIKEELRERRQELLDNNKLIEAQRISERVQYDIEMMVELGYCSGIENYSRYLSGRSIGDGPPTLLDYLPANGLLIIDESHVTVPQIGAMYKGDRSRKTTLVEYGFRLPSALDNRPLKFEEFEQLMPQTIFVSATPSDYEFEQSDGEIAEQVVRPTGLLDPELEVRPVAIQVDDLLSEIPKRVAVNERVLVTTLTKRMSEDLTEYLDEHGVKVRYLHSDIDTVERVEVIRDLRLGVFDVLVGINLLREGLDMPEVSLVCILDADKEGFLRSERSLIQTIGRAARNINGKVILYADKITKSMAKAMEETERRRTKQHEHNLKIGQKPRGVVKKITDVMDLGDPHRGNSKHQYTAFGKVAETAPSYGDKDTKVLSVAELAKQIDVLEKQMHQHARDLEFEQAAAVRDEVKQLRDKIISAS, from the coding sequence GTGTCAGAATCGGTTTTTAATCTAGTATCAGACTATACGCCAGCAGGTGACCAACCCACTGCAATTAAACAACTTGTAGATGGCTTAGAAGCAGGCGTGGCTAAACAAACCTTGCTTGGGGTAACTGGCTCTGGAAAAACGTATACCGTCGCCAATGTTATACAAACATTAGGGCGTCCTACCATTATCATGGCGCCTAATAAAACCCTAGCTGCCCAGCTTTATGGCGAGATGAAAGAGTTTTTCCCTAATAATGCCGTCGAATATTTTGTTTCTTATTACGACTATTATCAGCCAGAAGCTTATGTGCCTGCTTCAAACACCTTTATCGAAAAAGATGCATCAGTTAACGCACATATCGAACAAATGCGTTTATCGGCCACTAAAGCACTGCTAGAACGTAAAGATGTTGTCCTTATTGCTTCAGTGTCTGCTATCTATGGCTTGGGCGATCCTGAGCTGTATATGAAAATGCTTCTACACTTGCGCCAAGGTGACACCATGGGGCAAAGAGACATCATCACTCGCCTTGGTGAACTACAATACACTCGCAATGACATTGATTTACAGCGCGGTACTTTTAGAGTCCGTGGTGAAGTGATTGATGTTTTTCCTGCTGAATCTGAGCGTGATGCCATTCGGATTGAATTATTTGACGATGAAATAGAACAGCTGAGTGAATTTGACCCTTTAACTGGCCATGTCACTAAACGTGTAGCTAGAACTACCGTATACCCTAAAAGCCACTATGTGACGCCTCGAGAGACAATTATTGACGCGACGGAACATATTAAAGAAGAATTAAGAGAGCGGCGTCAGGAGCTATTAGATAACAATAAGCTTATTGAAGCACAGAGAATTTCAGAGCGGGTACAATACGATATTGAAATGATGGTTGAGCTGGGGTATTGCTCCGGCATTGAAAACTATTCTCGCTATTTATCCGGCCGCTCTATTGGTGACGGGCCACCAACGTTATTGGACTATTTACCTGCTAACGGTTTACTCATCATTGATGAATCACACGTCACAGTGCCACAAATCGGCGCCATGTATAAAGGTGATAGAAGCCGTAAAACAACGTTAGTGGAGTATGGATTTAGATTACCGTCAGCGTTAGATAACCGGCCGCTTAAATTTGAAGAGTTTGAGCAGTTAATGCCGCAGACCATATTTGTCTCTGCAACGCCAAGCGATTATGAATTTGAGCAAAGTGATGGCGAAATCGCTGAGCAGGTTGTAAGACCAACGGGTCTATTAGACCCTGAGTTAGAAGTGCGCCCCGTTGCGATACAAGTGGATGATTTATTATCAGAAATCCCTAAGCGCGTCGCAGTTAATGAACGTGTGCTAGTGACGACATTAACCAAGCGGATGTCAGAAGATCTAACTGAATATCTTGATGAACATGGTGTGAAAGTTAGATATCTGCATTCGGATATTGATACCGTTGAGCGAGTTGAGGTTATACGTGATTTAAGGCTCGGTGTTTTCGATGTACTTGTGGGAATTAACTTACTTCGTGAAGGGTTGGATATGCCTGAAGTGTCTTTAGTGTGTATTTTAGACGCTGATAAAGAAGGCTTTTTACGATCAGAGCGGTCACTTATTCAAACCATTGGCCGAGCTGCACGAAATATCAACGGTAAAGTGATTCTTTATGCGGATAAAATCACCAAATCTATGGCAAAAGCCATGGAAGAAACCGAACGTCGCCGTACAAAACAGCATGAACATAACCTTAAAATTGGTCAGAAACCTAGAGGTGTTGTTAAGAAAATTACTGATGTAATGGACTTAGGGGATCCCCATCGTGGAAACAGTAAACATCAGTATACGGCTTTTGGTAAGGTCGCTGAAACAGCGCCATCATACGGTGATAAAGACACGAAAGTATTGAGTGTTGCTGAACTGGCGAAACAAATTGATGTGCTTGAAAAGCAAATGCATCAACATGCTCGCGACTTAGAGTTTGAACAAGCTGCCGCTGTTAGAGATGAAGTTAAACAGTTGCGAGATAAAATTATATCGGCAAGCTAA
- a CDS encoding CoA pyrophosphatase: MNTAQFNFNFSLQTLESHLPSPAESETLRKAAVLVPLLEVNGELQLLLTKRALHLRAHPGQFSFPGGKVDKQDNNMIETALRESEEEIQLLPDNVNIIGTFPPHTTFTGFEVTPIIGIIKQPFDIKLDPGEVADAFWVPLKYFLNPDNRYSAKYHRHGKTYDVHYAPYEDKFIWGVTAAIINLLCCHLDDT; this comes from the coding sequence ATGAATACAGCGCAGTTCAATTTTAACTTTTCGTTACAAACCCTGGAAAGCCATCTTCCTTCCCCTGCAGAAAGTGAAACTTTAAGAAAAGCTGCTGTGCTAGTTCCTTTGTTAGAAGTTAATGGTGAATTACAGCTACTATTAACCAAGCGTGCTTTGCATTTAAGAGCCCATCCTGGTCAATTTAGTTTTCCCGGCGGTAAAGTAGATAAGCAAGACAATAATATGATAGAAACAGCATTACGGGAGTCAGAGGAAGAAATTCAGTTACTGCCTGACAATGTCAATATTATAGGAACCTTTCCACCACACACTACGTTCACCGGGTTTGAAGTCACTCCAATCATTGGCATTATCAAGCAGCCTTTTGATATAAAGTTAGATCCTGGTGAAGTAGCTGACGCCTTCTGGGTGCCACTTAAATATTTTTTGAACCCCGATAACCGATATAGTGCGAAATATCACCGTCATGGTAAAACCTACGATGTTCACTACGCGCCTTATGAGGATAAATTTATTTGGGGAGTCACTGCAGCTATAATCAATTTACTTTGTTGTCACCTAGACGACACTTAA
- the asnS gene encoding asparagine--tRNA ligase: MSITSVASVFKGDFAIGSQVTVRGWVRSRRDSKAGISFLAVYDGSCFDPIQGVIPNNLENYTNEVLKLTAGCSVIMTGEVVESPGKGQAFEMQVTKVEVAGLVEDPDTYPMAAKRHSIEHLRELAHLRPRTNIIGAVARVRNCLSQAIHRFYNEQGYIWVSTPLITASDTEGAGEMFRVSTLDLENLPRNDNGTVDYSEDFFGKESFLTVSGQLNAETYACALSKVYTFGPTFRAENSNTSRHLAEFWMVEPEVAFADLDDAAKLAEDMLKYCFRAVLDERRDDLEFFAQRVEKTAIERLEAFVTSDFAQIDYTDAIEILKACGKKFEYDVEWGIDLHSEHERYLAEEHFKAPVVVKNYPKDIKAFYMRLNDDGKTVAAMDVLAPGIGEIIGGAQREERLDVLDARLAEMNLDQEDYWWYRDMRRYGTVPHAGFGLGFERLVSYVTGVSNIRDVIPFPRAPKSANF; encoded by the coding sequence ATGAGCATTACATCTGTCGCTTCTGTATTTAAAGGTGACTTCGCGATTGGTTCGCAAGTTACAGTCCGTGGTTGGGTTCGTTCACGCCGCGATTCTAAAGCTGGTATTTCATTTCTAGCCGTTTACGACGGTTCATGTTTTGATCCTATTCAAGGTGTTATACCGAATAATTTAGAAAATTATACTAATGAAGTGCTAAAGCTTACTGCTGGTTGCTCTGTGATCATGACTGGTGAAGTGGTTGAATCACCAGGTAAAGGTCAAGCATTTGAAATGCAAGTGACCAAGGTTGAAGTTGCAGGTTTAGTTGAAGATCCTGACACTTACCCTATGGCTGCTAAGCGTCACTCGATTGAGCACTTACGCGAATTAGCCCATCTTCGCCCACGTACTAATATTATTGGTGCTGTTGCCCGCGTTCGTAACTGTTTATCTCAAGCGATTCATCGCTTTTACAATGAACAAGGTTACATCTGGGTTTCTACACCGCTTATCACTGCTTCAGATACTGAAGGTGCTGGTGAGATGTTCCGCGTATCGACACTAGATTTAGAAAATCTTCCGCGTAACGACAATGGAACTGTAGATTACAGCGAAGACTTTTTCGGCAAAGAATCATTCTTAACTGTATCAGGTCAATTGAATGCTGAGACTTATGCTTGTGCATTATCAAAAGTGTATACTTTTGGTCCTACATTCCGCGCTGAGAACTCAAATACAAGTCGTCATTTAGCTGAATTCTGGATGGTTGAACCTGAAGTGGCTTTTGCTGATTTAGATGATGCAGCTAAACTTGCTGAAGACATGCTTAAATACTGCTTCAGGGCAGTGTTAGATGAACGTCGTGATGACTTAGAATTCTTCGCACAACGTGTAGAGAAAACGGCCATTGAACGTTTAGAAGCATTCGTAACCAGTGACTTCGCGCAAATTGATTACACCGATGCGATTGAAATTCTTAAAGCGTGTGGTAAAAAGTTTGAGTACGACGTTGAATGGGGTATCGACTTACATTCAGAGCACGAACGCTACCTAGCAGAAGAGCATTTCAAAGCACCTGTTGTTGTTAAAAACTATCCAAAAGACATCAAAGCATTCTACATGCGTTTAAATGATGACGGTAAGACAGTGGCTGCAATGGATGTATTAGCACCAGGTATTGGCGAGATTATTGGCGGCGCACAGCGTGAAGAACGTTTAGACGTACTTGATGCTCGTCTTGCTGAAATGAACTTAGATCAGGAAGATTACTGGTGGTACCGTGACATGCGTCGTTACGGCACAGTGCCTCACGCAGGTTTTGGTTTAGGCTTTGAGCGTTTGGTTTCTTATGTAACGGGCGTAAGCAACATCCGTGACGTGATTCCATTCCCACGTGCACCTAAGTCAGCAAACTTCTAA
- the malQ gene encoding 4-alpha-glucanotransferase produces MGLEKLLYLQGVGAEFIDCFGNNVQIQPRDRNGILQSMCSSDCMVDEVKNNSEQAITYDNESSLAGLSDNYIQERIYELDAAPWTLPLQGFQWSYVDNPTTEFYLPANFKGKIRVEICLENGEKFHYQVNLLQMRIVGDYAIDGIQYLKYLHQLNHVINAPIGLGYHAISASFEFDGFSNRFHGQLMIAPREAFTQSVATGSSWGLSTQLYSLQSEKQWGIGDFGDLLSLIDLAAQKGADFILLNPLHALDLPENVSPYSPSDRRRLNPLYIHIDTVEEYSAIKKLFDNDIWNKKKAELARVELLDYNVVYEIKFEIFQLLYQQFLIVNKTSNTERYQQFTQFKQEQGDALIQYVTHQQDHYDKLSKDAHYEYNREYKDIEFLCYLQFVASEQLILCQLTAKSIGMPIGLVRDMAVGASPTGSEVTANTQYFCIDANIGAPPDPFAPQGQNWGLTPFDPIKIAQHRFEHFIDLIRSNMQSCGGLRIDHVMGLLRLWWWPKQQGLGNGAYVYYPLDTLLAILCLESQREQCILIGEDLGIVPPEIRDNLSKAKIFSNELFYFSKHHQGFTEPHLYKSHSLMMLANHDVPTLTAWWHEQDIELRHQLNLYEIEQNYLDAKTLRYQEKQQLISLLKQQQLIAEQTDLQNIIFNQLIIAWLRLSASGCSSLFSVQVDDLVDEPTPINIPGTWKEYPNWRRRLSVTQEQLALDSTVSERLETVNNTRRKQVPTMSCKSPRTVNDL; encoded by the coding sequence ATGGGACTGGAAAAGTTACTGTATTTGCAAGGCGTAGGCGCTGAGTTTATTGATTGCTTTGGCAACAATGTGCAAATTCAGCCACGAGATAGAAACGGAATTTTACAGTCTATGTGTTCAAGTGACTGTATGGTTGATGAGGTCAAAAATAATAGTGAGCAAGCCATAACTTATGATAATGAATCTTCATTAGCTGGTTTGTCTGATAATTACATTCAAGAGCGTATTTATGAATTAGATGCAGCTCCTTGGACTTTGCCCTTACAGGGTTTTCAATGGAGTTACGTTGATAATCCAACGACAGAATTTTATTTGCCGGCTAATTTTAAAGGTAAAATTCGCGTAGAAATCTGCTTAGAAAATGGTGAAAAATTTCATTATCAAGTTAACTTACTGCAAATGCGAATTGTGGGAGATTATGCCATTGATGGCATTCAATACTTAAAATATCTGCATCAGTTAAATCATGTGATTAATGCTCCGATAGGCTTAGGGTATCACGCTATTTCAGCGTCTTTTGAATTTGATGGTTTTTCTAATCGTTTTCACGGTCAATTAATGATTGCCCCTCGAGAAGCCTTTACTCAATCAGTGGCAACAGGCTCAAGTTGGGGTCTTAGCACTCAGTTATATAGCTTACAAAGCGAAAAGCAGTGGGGAATTGGCGATTTTGGGGATTTACTGAGCTTAATCGATTTAGCTGCTCAAAAAGGGGCTGATTTTATACTACTAAATCCATTACATGCTTTGGATTTACCTGAAAATGTCAGTCCATATAGTCCGTCAGACCGCCGCAGACTAAACCCACTTTATATACATATTGATACGGTTGAAGAATACTCTGCAATAAAAAAACTATTCGATAATGATATTTGGAATAAAAAGAAGGCTGAATTAGCACGAGTTGAATTATTAGATTATAACGTCGTTTATGAAATAAAATTTGAAATTTTTCAATTACTTTATCAGCAATTTCTCATTGTAAATAAAACCTCAAATACTGAGCGTTACCAACAATTCACCCAGTTTAAGCAAGAGCAGGGTGATGCATTAATCCAATATGTTACGCATCAACAGGACCACTACGACAAATTAAGTAAAGACGCTCACTACGAATATAACCGAGAATATAAAGACATTGAGTTTCTTTGCTATTTGCAGTTTGTTGCTAGTGAGCAGCTTATTCTTTGTCAATTAACTGCAAAATCAATAGGAATGCCTATTGGTCTCGTCCGTGATATGGCGGTCGGGGCCTCACCCACGGGATCAGAAGTCACCGCCAATACTCAATACTTTTGCATTGACGCTAATATTGGTGCACCGCCAGATCCCTTTGCACCACAGGGGCAAAACTGGGGCTTAACGCCTTTTGACCCAATCAAGATTGCTCAACATCGTTTTGAACATTTCATCGACTTGATTCGATCTAACATGCAGTCATGTGGCGGTTTGAGGATTGATCATGTCATGGGCTTACTGCGTTTATGGTGGTGGCCTAAGCAACAAGGTTTGGGCAATGGCGCCTATGTTTACTATCCACTTGATACCTTACTGGCCATTCTATGTTTAGAAAGTCAGCGAGAACAGTGCATCCTCATTGGTGAAGATCTCGGCATCGTCCCGCCAGAAATTAGAGATAATTTATCCAAAGCCAAAATTTTCTCTAATGAACTGTTCTACTTTTCAAAACATCACCAAGGCTTTACCGAGCCGCATCTCTATAAATCTCATAGCTTAATGATGCTAGCTAACCATGATGTCCCAACATTAACGGCGTGGTGGCATGAACAAGATATTGAGCTACGTCATCAATTGAACCTTTATGAAATTGAACAGAATTATTTGGATGCTAAAACGCTTAGATATCAAGAAAAACAGCAACTGATATCACTGCTTAAACAACAACAATTGATTGCTGAACAAACAGATCTACAGAATATCATTTTTAATCAATTGATTATTGCTTGGCTACGACTGTCAGCATCAGGCTGTTCTTCGTTGTTTAGCGTGCAAGTTGACGATCTTGTTGATGAGCCGACGCCGATCAATATCCCTGGCACGTGGAAAGAATACCCCAACTGGCGACGAAGGCTTTCAGTGACTCAAGAACAGTTGGCGCTCGACTCGACAGTCAGTGAAAGGCTAGAGACCGTTAACAACACTAGACGCAAACAAGTACCCACAATGAGCTGTAAAAGCCCACGGACAGTCAATGACTTGTAA